In a genomic window of Cyclopterus lumpus isolate fCycLum1 chromosome 13, fCycLum1.pri, whole genome shotgun sequence:
- the cep126 gene encoding LOW QUALITY PROTEIN: centrosomal protein of 126 kDa (The sequence of the model RefSeq protein was modified relative to this genomic sequence to represent the inferred CDS: substituted 1 base at 1 genomic stop codon), which translates to MQDVQGPFFYHSNYRLGANGGLEDERQLLVEEQKLCRSRARKFSLETNRRRRALEERQKQRDALEQQLVENILKQRRERVQDATERFQRAHLPPSQRRRQSFRRNVPNIEDALNQIQGSSSSSPQQSSWLSGNFNISRSCTHSPKPPTVSRSSHRQVLSAVEAYSKLLQDQSLTCFKSSPQTEEAQEKQHDRSHQDSQLSDCGNSESVSSKDSLENEDHSTTNLQYSYSSFLLDSEKPHPDVRKTNDLCPTSELTSLSATMPLGDDLSPSKLREPEQQKQADSEGPGNNKMHVPKASWGFTPRTQPALHNCNLFNLCEIVSAGPEHFELNSQNCPSDDIVATNRVAPGNAALDSSCPKQEALLGLRLYGFHDDRHLKHPSATEILLPAQTGDSRDFLFGPPPKNNIVLSDSLSSQKETSASINNLNKVSNSEPKTGRPINAASLQRACLSNIRSDTPEGLKCLEEEACSGPVSARVSHSMCEVRFLKGILKKTSKYMPGDTTRAFDPGHLIFAKEVALAIRDSVELTRTKSKDVEGNNAVQKKLRWFDEVHVEEEDSERSAVKQMRGKSPKLNNNSEDHQLSLAAVSGASKPAPGVTPPASTGYQFTKQAWADVGVQVSAPQERADEVKVPRSTTRTGGPRVPRRERSARAGGGPVSSRTRKGTVIRPQSATEVSQIAKTQGNIMVPRPPPRTEWERTPSIARTPYCVDRAGVSCKEALAEQALHKDAFFSPRTHDAVRTDSTVMYTPMPPSCTHSASKGNTKGTPSSGRQETPCCGSRRRGMVCKDKGLCFDCTPTDEEISQLWHGVRSALATKEAKNLLRRQALDSGRVVRKACVVQSRQPPGSGHRRLPAPSQPTKQTTKPVRTFSSSYNMAFPYEGKSVSCRGPVXPGRAGGLLEQTDVVAAVEMAQTQRPGAAQQRSQQRGPTAISLEEQKILLSLDRLNHQLYCVRAHVGADTGSCGLVLTPSTREMKVTSHHKHRASSANSRSRYQKKI; encoded by the exons ATGCAAGATGTCCAGGGCCCCTTCTTCTACCACTC AAACTACAGGCTGGGAGCCAACGGAGGCCTCGAAGATGAGAGGCAACTTTTGGTCGAAGAGCAAAAGTTGTGTAGATCCCGAGCTCGCAAGTTCTCCCTCGAAACCAACCGACGCAGGAG GGCTCTGGAAGAAAGACAGAAGCAGCGGGACGCGCTCGAGCAACAGCTGGTCGAAAACATCCTGAAGCAACGCAGAGAGCGAGTACAGGATGCAACCGAGCGCTTCCAAAGAGCCCATTTGCCCCCTTCTCAGAGACGCAGACAAT CTTTTAGAAGAAATGTCCCAAATATTGAAGATGCGCTCAATCAAATTCAAGGTTCCTCCAGTTCATCCCCCCAGCAATCCTCTTGGTTGTCCGGCAACTTTAACATTAGCAG GAGCTGCACTCACTCTCCTAAGCCGCCCACAGTTTCTAGATCCTCTCACCGCCAGGTGCTGTCTGCTGTGGAGGCCTACAGTAAACTGCTCCAGGATCAGAGTCTGACTTGCTTCAAGAGCAGTCCACAAACTGAAGAGGCACAAGAGAAGCAACACGATCGCAGTCATCAG GACAGCCAACTGTCTGATTGCGGAAATTCTGAAAGTGTTTCAAGTAAAGACAGTTTAGAGAATGAGGACCACAGCACAACCAATCTACAGTATTCCTATTCGTCATTCCTGCTCGACTCAGAGAAACCCCACCCAGACGTGAGAAAGACAAATGATTTGTGTCCCACATCAGAGCTGACTTCTCTCTCAGCCACGATGCCCCTTGGTGATGACTTATCCCCGTCAAAACTGCGAGAACCtgagcaacaaaaacaagcgGACTCGGAAGGGCCCGGCAATAATAAGATGCACGTTCCCAAAGCATCATGGGGGTTCACGCCTAGAACGCAGCCCGCTCTGCACAACTGCAACTTATTCAATCTTTGTGAAATTGTTAGTGCAGGCCCGGAGCACTTTGAGTTAAACTCACAAAACTGTCCCAGTGACGACATCGTCGCTACAAACAGAGTTGCCCCCGGCAACGCAGCACTTGATTCTTCATGTCCAAAACAGGAGGCTCTGTTAGGACTCAGGCTGTACGGGTTCCATGATGACAGACACTTAAAGCATCCGTCAGCCACAGAAATTCTTCTGCCTGCTCAAACTGGCGACAGCAGAGACTTTTTGTTTGGGCCTCCCCCAAAGAACAATATTGTCCTGAGCGACAGTCTGTCGTCACAGAAAGAGACGAGTGCTTCCATAAACAACCTCAATAAGGTTTCAAACTCAGAGCCCAAGACTGGGAGGCCCATTAATGCAGCGTCGCTGCAACGCGCATGCTTGTCGAACATTCGGTCGGACACTCCTGAGGGCCTCAAGTGTCTGGAGGAGGAAGCTTGTAGCGGGCCTGTTTCTGCAAGGGTGTCTCATTCGATGTGTGAAGTCCGATTCCTTAAAGGAATCCTCAAAAAGACCTCCAAATATATGCCCGGAGATACCACGCGTGCGTTTGACCCAGGCCATTTAATTTTTGCCAAAGAAGTAGCCTTAGCAATCAGAGACAGCGTTGAACTGACGAGGACCAAAAGTAAAGATGTGGAGGGCAACAACGCCGTGCAAAAGAAGCTGCGTTGGTTTGATGAGGTGCatgtagaggaagaggacagcGAGCGGAGCGCAGTGAAACAGATGAGAGGCAAGTCTCCCAAGCTTAACAACAACTCAGAGGACCACCAGCTAAGTCTCGCTGCAGTCTCAGGGGCTTCCAAGCCTGCACCCGGCGTGACCCCACCGGCCTCCACTGGTTATCAGTTTACAAAGCAAGCGTGGGCAGATGTCGGGGTTCAAGTCAGCGCGCCCCAAGAACGAGCAGACGAGGTCAAGGTGCCGCGGAGCACAACCAGGACCGGTGGCCCCAGGGTCCCTCGGAGAGAGCGCTCCGCCAGAGCTGGAGGGGGTCCTGTTTCCTCGCGGACTAGAAAGGGCACAGTCATTCGACCTCAATCTGCCACCGAGGTGAGTCAGATTGCCAAAACCCAAGGGAATATCATGGTGCCCCGCCCACCCCCGAGGACGGAATGGGAAAGGACGCCGAGCATCGCCAGGACTCCTTACTGCGTGGATCGTGCCGGTGTCAGCTGTAAAGAAGCACTGGCCGAGCAGGCCCTCCACAAGGACGCCTTTTTCTCACCTCGCACACATGACGCAGTGAGAACAGATAGCACTGTTATGTACACACCAATGCCACCCTCGTGCACCCACTCTGCCTCGAAGGGCAACACGAAGGGCACGCCCAGCTCAGGCCGTCAGGAAACACCGTGCTGCGGCAGCAGAAGGAGAGGGATGGTGTGCAAAGACAAGGGCCTCTGTTTCGATTGCACTCCCACGGATGAGGAGATCTCACAGCTCTGGCACGGTGTCCGCAGTGCCTTAGCCACCAAGGAGG CAAAAAATCTGCTTCGCAGACAGGCCCTGGACAGCGGGCGGGTTGTGAGGAAGGCCTGCGTGGTGCAGAGCAGACAGCCTCCCGGCTCTGGGCACAGAAGGCTCCCTGCGCCCTCTCA GCCAACAAAACAGACTACGAAGCCAGTCCGGACTTTTTCCAGTTCTTACAACATGGCCTTTCCATACGAAGGTAAGAGTGTTTCCTGT CGCGGCCCGGTGTAACCAGGACGTGCCGGAGGCCTGCTGGAGCAAACGGACGTCGTGGCTGCCGTGGAAATGGCCCAAACACAGAGGCCTGGCGCGGCGCAGCAGCGCAGCCAACAGCGGGGACCCACCGCCATTTCATTGGAAGAGCAGAagatcctcctctctctggacAGACTCAACCACCAGCTGTACT GTGTGCGGGCACACGTGGGGGCTGATACTGGCTCATGTGGTCTCGTCCTTACACCCTCT ACGAGGGAAATGAAAGTCACGAGCCATCACAAGCATCGTGCGTCCTCGGCAAACAGCCGCTCTCGGTACCAGAAGAAGATCTGA
- the trpc6b gene encoding short transient receptor potential channel 6 yields the protein MMQQQVGAKLRRQVFRGAGYLYHAQSSSCLSTTEELFLDAAEYGNASEVRRMLEELPELNVNCMNYMGQNALQLAVANEHLEVTKLLLRKKDLSRIGDALLLAISKGYIRIVDAILSHQAFANGERLTNRPSQVDTHDDFFAYDEDGTRFSQDITPIILASQCHEYEIVHILLMKGARVERPHDYFCQCRTCSEQQRHDSFSHSQSRINAYKCLASPAYLSLSNEDPVMAALELSNELAVLANIEKEFKNDYKKLSMQCKDFVVGVLDLCRNTEEVKAILNGDSESCQSSETLGRQNLIRLKLAIKYEVKKLGKLMCGPFLKFVAHAASFIMFLCLLVLNAADRFGGTSLLPNMTIHDHPSQLFRMKTTRFTWMEILIISWVIGKIWEECKDIWSQDIREYISEPWNLLDFSILAIFMTSFVARLMAFWHAYSAQCYVDKHHTDLSSITLPSEIQYFQLARINWMPSDPQLISEGLYAVAVVLSFSRIAYILPANESFGPLQISLGRTVKDIFKFMVIFITVFVAFMVGMFNLYSYYLGAKHNDAFTTLEESFKTLFWAIFGLSEVKSVVINIDHKFIENIGYVLYGVYNIIMVIVLLNMLIAMFNSSFQEIEDDSDVEWKFARAKLWFSYFEPGGTLPVPFNLVPSPTSVISLLLGLREFLWDVPEGRSRENSNNEMELNKVRQPLLTRMIIQLRQQEDLSVEASLCPTRHQNIINRLIKRYIVKAQRDKDNDEINEGELKEIKQDISSLRYELLERANHDMYTLAKLISQLGEVMQARQRGEKKNELATLS from the exons ATGATGCAGCAGCAAGTTGGGGCCAAACTCCGGCGCCAAGTCTTCCGGGGAGCCGGTTACCTGTATCACGctcagtcctcctcctgccttTCCACAACGGAGGAGCTTTTCTTAGATGCTGCAGAATACGGCAACGCTTCCGAAGTGAGGCGGATGCTAGAGGAGCTGCCGGAGCTCAACGTCAACTGCATGAACTACATGGGCCAGAATGCGCTGCAGCTGGCGGTTGCCAATGAGCATTTAGAGGTGACTAAGCTCTTACTGAGGAAGAAGGACCTCTCCAGAATAGGAGATGCCTTGCTGTTAGCCATCAGCAAAGGCTACATCCGTATAGTGGACGCCATACTGAGCCATCAAGCCTTTGCAAACGGAGAGAGGCTGACCAACAGACCCAGCCAGGTGGACACACACGATGACTTCTTTGCCTACGACGAGGATGGCACGCGTTTCTCTCAAGACATCACTCCAATCATCCTGGCCTCCCAGTGCCATGAGTATGAAATCGTGCACATACTTCTGATGAAGGGGGCCCGCGTGGAGCGGCCCCATGACTACTTCTGCCAGTGCAGGACCTGCAGCGAGCAGCAGAGGCATGACTCTTTCAGCCACTCACAATCGCGCATCAACGCGTATAAATGTCTGGCTAGTCCggcatatctgtctctctccaacGAAGACCCGGTGATGGCGGCTCTGGAGCTGAGCAACGAGCTTGCAGTACTGGCCAACATTGAGAAGGAGTTCAAG AATGATTACAAGAAACTATCCATGCAGTGCAAAGACTTTGTGGTGGGAGTCCTGGACTTGTGTCGAAACACAGAGGAAGTGAAGGCCATCTTAAACGGGGACAGTGAATCATGTCAAAGCTCGGAGACCTTGGGCAGACAGAACCTTATCAGGTTAAAACTTGCAATAAAATATGAAGTTAAAAAG TTAGGGAAGCTCATGTGTGGACCTTTCCTGAAGTTTGTGGCCCATGCAGcctccttcataatgttcctttgCCTGCTGGTCCTGAACGCGGCGGATCGTTTCGGGGGAACGTCGCTGCTGCCCAACATGACCATCCACGATCACCCCTCGCAACTGTTTCGTATGAAGACCACCCGCTTCACCTGGATGGAGATTCTCATCATATCCTGGGTCATAG GGAAGATCTGGGAAGAATGTAAAGATATTTGGTCGCAGGACATCCGGGAATACATCTCAGAACCCTGGAACCTTCTTGACTTTAGTATTTTGGCCATTTTCATGACCTCTTTCGTTGCCAGATTAATGGCTTTCTGGCATGCATATTCTGCCCAGTGTTATGTTGACAAGCACCACACTGACCTGTCCAGCATAACCTTGCCCTCTGAGATACAGTACTTCCAGCTGG CCCGAATCAACTGGATGCCCTCTGACCCGCAGCTTATTTCTGAGGGCCTCTACGCAGTCGCAGTGGTGCTCAGTTTCTCCCGCATTGCATACATCCTGCCCGCCAATGAGAGCTTCGGGCCATTGCAGATCTCTCTGGGCAGAACAGTGAAAGACATCTTTAAGTTCATGGTGATTTTCATAACGGTTTTCGTGGCTTTCATGGTGGGAATGTTCAATCTGTACTCGTACTACCTCGGAGCCAAGCACAACGATGCCTTCACAAC GCTCGAAGAGAGTTTTAAAACGTTGTTTTGGGCCATCTTCGGCTTGTCGGAAGTGAAATCAGTGGTCATTAACATCGACCATAAGTTCATTGAGAATATTGGCTATGTTCTGTATGGAGTGTACAACATCATCATGGTGATCGTCTTGCTCAACATGCTCATTGCCATGTTCAACAGCTCCTTCCAGGAAATAGAG GACGACTCTGATGTTGAGTGGAAGTTTGCCAGAGCAAAGCTTTGGTTCTCATACTTTGAGCCTGGTGGCACACTGCCCGTCCCCTTCAACCTGGTCCCCAGCCCCACGTCTGTCATCTCCCTCTTGCTGGGGCTCAGGGAGTTTCTCTGGGATGTACCTGAAGGCAGAAGCCGAGAAAATTCAAACAATGAGATGGAGCTCAACAAGGTGAGGCAGCCGCTGCTGACACGGATGATAATTCAA CTGAGGCAACAGGAAGATCTGAGTGTGGAAGCATCACTTTGTCCAACCCGTCACCAA AATATAATAAACCGCCTCATCAAAAGATATATCGTAAAAGCCCAGAGAGATAAAGACAATGATGAAATTAATGAAG GTGAACTGAAGGAGATCAAACAGGACATCTCCAGTCTCCGCTATGAGCTGCTGGAAA